Proteins encoded in a region of the Burkholderia ubonensis subsp. mesacidophila genome:
- a CDS encoding ABC transporter ATP-binding protein, which yields MMADTMPILDVHGLSVRYGKVEALHGAAIKVGAGQIVSVIGPNGAGKSTLLNAIMGALPVTGHASGVVVYRGTDVGALPVEQRVARGMCLVPEKRELFGTMSVEDNLVLGAYRRKQAGEANFLDQLDHVFALFPRLKERRNQAAGTLSGGERQMLAVGRALMGKPDLLMLDEPSLGLAPLIVKEIFHIISALRGTGVATLLIEQNARAALQISDYGYVLETGEFALEGQAAELAQNPQVIETYLGLAKKTA from the coding sequence ATGATGGCGGACACGATGCCGATTCTCGATGTGCACGGGCTCTCGGTCCGGTACGGCAAGGTGGAGGCGCTGCACGGCGCGGCGATCAAGGTCGGCGCGGGACAGATCGTCAGCGTGATCGGGCCCAATGGGGCCGGCAAATCGACGCTGCTGAACGCGATCATGGGCGCGTTGCCGGTTACCGGCCACGCGTCGGGCGTGGTCGTCTATCGCGGCACGGACGTCGGTGCGCTACCGGTCGAGCAGCGGGTGGCGCGCGGCATGTGCCTCGTACCGGAAAAGCGCGAGCTGTTCGGCACGATGTCTGTCGAGGACAACCTCGTGCTGGGCGCGTACCGGCGCAAGCAGGCCGGCGAAGCGAACTTCCTCGACCAGCTCGATCACGTGTTCGCGCTGTTTCCTCGGCTGAAGGAGCGGCGCAACCAGGCGGCCGGCACGCTGTCCGGCGGCGAGCGGCAGATGCTCGCAGTGGGGCGGGCGCTGATGGGCAAGCCCGACCTGCTGATGCTCGACGAGCCGAGCCTCGGACTCGCACCGCTGATCGTGAAGGAGATTTTTCATATCATCAGCGCGCTGCGCGGCACCGGTGTCGCGACGCTGCTGATCGAGCAGAACGCGCGGGCGGCGCTGCAGATCTCGGACTATGGCTACGTGCTCGAGACCGGCGAGTTCGCGCTGGAAGGGCAGGCGGCGGAACTGGCGCAGAATCCACAGGTGATCGAAACGTACCTCGGGTTGGCGAAGAAGACGGCCTGA